One Hypomesus transpacificus isolate Combined female chromosome 6, fHypTra1, whole genome shotgun sequence DNA segment encodes these proteins:
- the tmem251 gene encoding transmembrane protein 251 has translation MMNFRQRMGWIGVGLYLLASVAAVYYVFEINQTYNRFTLEHVERVAQEKEQNQAGDTASSPLPSLFTWAQSLKTRLLLLPFWVWATIFLIPYLQVFLFLYSCTRADPKTVGYCILPICLAVLCNRHHTFAKASNQISRLQLIDT, from the coding sequence ATGATGAACTTCCGCCAGCGGATGGGGTGGATTGGCGTAGGGCTGTACCTGCTGGCTAGTGTGGCAGCCGTCTACTATGTATTTGAAATCAACCAGACCTATAACCGCTTCACCCTCGAGCATGTGGAGAGGGTAgcccaggagaaggagcagaatCAGGCAGGGGACACTgcatcctctccccttccctccttgtTTACCTGGGCCCAGAGTCTCAAGACTCGACTCCTGCTCTTGCCATTCTGGGTATGGGCGACCATATTCCTCATCCCCTACCTCCAAGTTTTCCTCTTCCTTTACTCATGTACCCGTGCTGACCCCAAGACAGTGGGCTACTGCATCCTGCCTATATGCCTAGCAGTCCTTTGCAACCGCCACCACACTTTTGCCAAGGCATCAAATCAGATCAGCCGGCTGCAGCTGATTGACACTTGA
- the ubr7 gene encoding putative E3 ubiquitin-protein ligase UBR7, translated as MAANEGDETTLSLVDVLEEDEELENEASAVLGGSDSEKCSYPEGHVKRQALYACNTCTPKGVEPAGICLACSYKCHEGHDLFELYTKRNFRCDCGNSKFGQTECKLYSEKDPLNTDNKYSHNFFGLYCTCNRPYPDPEDHVEDEMIQCIVCEDWLHGRHLSRPVPECVELQEMVCESCMNKNAFLWIYAAHLEVPPVTKVSPGKVEEEVKTEGEHNEEGKDRTEEASTSLTNHGEDMSKANGSSSCKRKHQETEVASPSEAPECRLTELKSRGPEKARTGAVFWPSAWRTKLCSCANCKRSYADAGVSFLLDESDTVLAYENKGKTTEQERRGGAEGRDPLMSALDNLGRVQQLEIIHGYNDMKTELKDFLQRFAAEGKVVTPEDIRQFFEQQQSRKRRRANAGQYYCS; from the exons ATGGCGGCAAATGAGGGAGACGAAACGACTCTTTCCTTAGTAGATGTTTTGGAAGAAGACGAGGAGTTGGAGAACGAGGCATCAGCCGTTTTGGGGGGCAGTGATTCTGAAAAGTGTTCATATCCAGAG GGGCATGTGAAAAGACAGGCCCTATATGCCTGTAACACCTGTACACCAAAGGGGGTCGAACCTGCAGGCATCTGTCTGGCCTGCTCTTACAAATGCCATGAGGGCCATGATCTATTCGAACTGTACACCAAAAG AAACTTCCGGTGTGACTGTGGAAACAGCAAATTTGGACAGACGGAGTGCAAGCTGTACTCT GAGAAAGATCCATTGAACACTGATAACAAATACAGCCATAACTTCTTTGGTCTGTATTGCACTTGTAACAGACCATATCCAGACCCTGAAGACCAT GTGGAAGATGAAATGATTCAGTGCATCGTCTGTGAGGACTGGCTCCACGGCAGG CACCTGAGCCGCCCTGTTCCAGAGTGTGTGGAGCTGCAGGAGATGGTGTGCGAGTCGTGCATGAACAAGAACGCCTTCCTGTGGATCTACGCAGCCCACCTGGAAG TGCCCCCTGTGACCAAAGTCAGCCCGGGCAaagtagaggaggaggtgaagacggagggagagcacaaCGAGGAAGGGAAGGACAGAACAGAAGAGGCCTCCACAAGTCTCACCAACCACGGGGAGGACATG TCAAAAGCCAATGGGTCATCGAGCTGTAAGAGGAAGCACCAGGAGACGGAGGTGGCGTCTCCCTCCGAGGCTCCGGAGTGCAGGCTGACCGAGCTGAAGAGCAGAGGGCCGGAGAAGGCCCGGACCGGAGCCGTGTTCTGGCCCTCAGCTTGGCGGACCAAGCTCTGCTCCTGTGCCAACTGCAAG AGGTCGTACGCAGACGCGGGCGTGTCCTTCCTGCTGGATGAGTCCGACACCGTCCTGGCCTATGAGAACAAGGGCAAGACCACAGAGCAGGAGCGGCGGGGCGGCGCCGAGGGTCGCGACCCGCTGATGTCAGCCCTCGACAACCTCGGGCGCGTGCAGCAGCTGGAGATCATCCACG GATACAATGACATGAAGACCGAGCTGAAGGATTTCCTGCAGAGATTCGCAGCTGAGGGAAAG GTGGTGACTCCGGAGGACATCCGGCAGTTCTTCGAGCAGCAGCAGAGCCGCAAGAGGAGGCGGGCCAACGCCGGCCAGTACTACTGCAGCTGA